The DNA segment CGTGGCATGGCAGCTCCTCCCGACGGGGGTGGGCCGGACGTTACCGCCGGTATCCCCGCGAACGAAGGTGAACATGCGTCAAGTTCCGCGGCTACTCAGGCCGGTGCCCGGCGGTCAACACGGAACGCGTTATGGGAGGGCATCGGAAATCGGATGGAGCCGGATCGGCCCGCGACACGTCTATCCGGCGACGTCGCGCGACAGCCGTACGGCGACGCCGAGGTGAGCGAAGAGCGGACACAGGTGTGACGGAGGTGCAGGGCGATGGCCGGATTCCGAAGTCTGGCGAGACAGGTGCGCGATCCGCGATGCGATCTGGCGCTGCGGCGCTACTCACTGCGCAAGTGCCTGGAGCGGTTCGCTCCTTACGGGCACCGGGCGACCTGGGACCATCTGTGCGGGCGGGCCGGTTTCGGCCCGGAGGACCGCTCCCCCGACCCGGCGCGGCTCGTGGCCGCACTGGTGGAGCTGGAGCAGGCCCGCGCGGTGTGGCTGACCTATGAGGCCGATTTCGCGGAGCGCCGGAAGAAGGAGAAGCACGACGGCCTGCGCAGGCCGGGCAGTGTCGACGACTGGCACCGGATGACCTGGGGCGGCTTCGGTGTCGCCTGGTGCGACGACCCGCGGCTGCACCCCCGTGAGCCGCTGGCCGACGTACTGCACCGGCTCATCAGCGCGCTGGAGCGCCGGCCGGGCTCGGTGTGCCCGGTGTGCGACGGCGAGCGGCTGGTGTGGCGGTACGGCCTCGATCACGAGCCGTCGGCCGGGCCGGTGTGCGCCGACTGCGGCATTTTGGTGCCGCGACCGGTGCTCACCGACGACGCGCTGGCCTCGGCCCGGCGGGAGCGGCTGCTGATGTCGGCCTGACCGGGTGCGGCACCATGGTGCCGTGCAGGTCTGTCTGAACGGGAGCAGAAAGGCGGCGGACGGGGCGCAAGTCCCTTTGACGCCGGAGGAGTTGGCCCGGTCGGCCGCGGAGGCGGCCGCCGCCGGGGCCACGGAGACGCACGCGCATCCCCGGACGCCGTGCGGGCGGGAGTCCCTGTCCGCACGCGTCGTCGGGCCCGTGGTGGAGGCGCTGCGCGAGCGGGCCGGGGTGCCGGTCGGGGTGACCACCGGCGCCTGGGCCGAGCCCGATCCCGCCGCCCGGCTGGAGCGGGTGCGCTCCTGGTCCGTGCTGCCCGACTTCGCCTCGGTCAACTGGCACGAGCCTGGCGCCGAGGAGCTGGCCGAGCTGCTGCTCTCTCGGGGCGTCGACGTAGAGGCGGGCATCTGGTCCGGCACGAAGGGCGCGGCACGCTTCGCACTCTCCCCGCTGGGACCGCGCGTGCTGCGGGTCCTGGCCGAGGTGACGGACCCCGACCCGGCCACCGCCGAGATGTCGGCGCACACCCTGCTGGCCGAACTGGGCCCGGCGCACGGCCGACCCGTCCTCCTCCACGGCGAGGACGGCGGCGCGTGGCCGGTGCTGCGGCTGGCGGGACGGCTGGGTCTGGCGACGCGTATCGGGCTGGAGGACACGCTGTTCCTGCCGAACGGTGAACGGGCTTTCTCAAACGCCGAGTTGGTGGCAGCTGGGCTGGCAGAGCACGGGGCTCAGCAGGACCAATAAGGGGTCGTTCCAGCGGGTGCCGTACGGCAGGCGCGGCCGGCGAGGCCGGTCAGGCTCGACGCCCGCAGGCGCACCGGGGCTTGCCCGCCCGGCCAGGTCCGGAGTTCGGTGAGTGTGGCGGCCGGGGGTTCCCGGAGGAAGCCCGGCCGGTGGTCCAGCATCAGGTAGTCCAGCCAGTCTCCGCGAGCGCGGCGGCGAGTTCACGGCTGTGCACGCGCTCCCCCGTCCTCCCGCATCAGGCGGGACCCGGCACCCCGTTCGCCGAAGGCGTCGTCCGGGTTGGAGAGGACGCAGGTGGCCAGGGAGAGGCAGCCGCAGCCGATGCAGTCGGTGAGGTGGTCGCGCAGCCGGTTGAGCTGGTTGATCCGGTCGTCCAGCTCGGAGCGCCACGCCTCGGAGAGCCGGGCCCAGTCCGCACGGGTGGGCGTGCGCTCCTCGGGCAGCTCGGCGAGGGCCTCGCGGATGGTGGCGAGCGGGATGCCGACCCGCTGGGCGGCGCGTACGAAGGCGACCCGGCGCAGGGTGTCGCGGGTGTAGCGGCGCTGGTTGCCGGAGGTGCGGCGGCTGCTGATCAGGCCCTTGGACTCGTAGAAGTGCAGGGCGGAGACGGCAGCGCCGCTGCGCGCGGACAACTGGCCTACGGTCAGCTCGTGGATCTTCTCGGGAAGCTGGGGCACCGTCCCGAGCCTACCGACCCGCCGGGCCGGACGAGCCGTTGACAGGCGCCGCCCACCCCACCATGCTAAGCAGTTGCTTAGACTTACGACGCGAGAGGCCGGGATCATGGCAGAACCGAGGACCTTCCACTCCCCCGACGAGCTGAAGGCGGCCGTGGGCGAGCAGCTCGGCCACACCGACTGGCTGGAGGTCGACCAGAAGCGGATCGACCTGTTCGCGGAGGCCACCGGCGACCACCAGTGGATTCACGTGGACCCGGAGAAGGCGGCCCAGGGCCCCTTCGGCACCACCATCGCGCACGGCTACCTCACCCTCTCCCTGCTCCCCCTGTTCGGGCCGCAGCTCATCGCGGTCGAGGGCGTGAAGATGGGCGTCAACTACGGCACCAACAAGGTCCGCTTCCCGGCCCCGGTGCCGGTCGGCTCCCGGCTGCGCTCCACCGCCGTGATCACGAACGTGGAGGACGTGCCGGGCGGGGTACAGGTATCGGTGGCCTTCACCGTGGAGCGCGAGGGCGGCGACAAGCCGGTGTGCGTGGCGGAGTCGGTGTCCCGCTACTACTTCTGACCCCGGAACGCGGGCGTCGGGGTCA comes from the Streptomyces seoulensis genome and includes:
- a CDS encoding 3-keto-5-aminohexanoate cleavage protein, which translates into the protein MQVCLNGSRKAADGAQVPLTPEELARSAAEAAAAGATETHAHPRTPCGRESLSARVVGPVVEALRERAGVPVGVTTGAWAEPDPAARLERVRSWSVLPDFASVNWHEPGAEELAELLLSRGVDVEAGIWSGTKGAARFALSPLGPRVLRVLAEVTDPDPATAEMSAHTLLAELGPAHGRPVLLHGEDGGAWPVLRLAGRLGLATRIGLEDTLFLPNGERAFSNAELVAAGLAEHGAQQDQ
- a CDS encoding MaoC family dehydratase translates to MAEPRTFHSPDELKAAVGEQLGHTDWLEVDQKRIDLFAEATGDHQWIHVDPEKAAQGPFGTTIAHGYLTLSLLPLFGPQLIAVEGVKMGVNYGTNKVRFPAPVPVGSRLRSTAVITNVEDVPGGVQVSVAFTVEREGGDKPVCVAESVSRYYF
- the soxR gene encoding redox-sensitive transcriptional activator SoxR, coding for MPQLPEKIHELTVGQLSARSGAAVSALHFYESKGLISSRRTSGNQRRYTRDTLRRVAFVRAAQRVGIPLATIREALAELPEERTPTRADWARLSEAWRSELDDRINQLNRLRDHLTDCIGCGCLSLATCVLSNPDDAFGERGAGSRLMREDGGARAQP